A stretch of the Selenomonas ruminantium subsp. lactilytica TAM6421 genome encodes the following:
- a CDS encoding autotransporter outer membrane beta-barrel domain-containing protein, with amino-acid sequence MRKSQKLAILAALTAGLNFCGHVEAYDSDSVDFGGRQFIDFAFLNTGEKISNITDDSGSGYALPLSLRDAIKSATTYWSEMLGPRSGFTSPWQIIVVTQDNYQNANAITASIKDGTMVNDNYVAQMLQGKMNLDYLDIEKLKTDTTDKVGTYAFSSISIGQHFGANRDGAPEGWWVDSDTVLPINEQAADFVGCFRHELVHALGVSASTEYCDWNGKAVKEKVTYVDGVSTLALARFTNTEDEDFWNLHLVDQNGNHGKPGMMIVTTEGFNLLKAKNPDLKESDCFIVDLGNFAYFVGDNVTDALAGATFNGVSGIPTNAFEMKRDGSAYKQDFEGSHFQTAGVQSHRFYTNYTTFMEVELAALQDLGYDFDRKAYFGRSVYGNGLTIDNTQGYSARNSDGTAYLENTYSQVPLGIGLHVYGANNNITQSADILTQGVGATGIRVDGEGNTINVPASIEIHGDGYRGKGILFAYGRQQNLNLAGNVTANGTGGNAVEFNFGSSSNGALDEYRGSYIRYSRGVSAYTGEITKAENKVLNDMNSNTYNASADELKGELITDFNLSGKISGSENAIYIGRNAFVKNINVNKGAEISGAITSDWKHFSEEQGIFDTEKNTTYQEQNRDTNEVETKNGIIKPLLIQYNGGEYAYADYIPDLVTNLNFDMQDGAMLYQGNVSGSDNMKMNVKSGNLVYMGTADVVHLNVSKGAGLFGGTYTVNDMTSRMAEGFSDETTGKFINHGTIGAYSADTSMSITGNLVSDGTLSAYGGGSQGNISVSGTANLEGSTISATNALPDENLNVLKAGTLIGNLANPDGKPCAVTGMLSTTGFIEGNTLKVRTHSANNLGEMTAEQADAYDAMDAMQKSLVGDTRRNEMRNLYSLSPSAAKHALTGIGSSAAPQMASLVQQSTVAGRVISDRLSTAFSTRPAEVTVPVSHFADDGDEKGIKMSTDLPMAQDNNAWVKFTKNWGNLRGGTNYHGSAISGGYDRLLNDNWRGGVFVSYQSTGFGADSGKGSIYDTRFGVYAGYHKNAADAYLYADYGWIRNKLHRSIGTLGLSTEAQYDSQLAEIGGEYKYDLHANDGRTWHVSPYTNLQLSWLNQKAYAENGAGIFNQHVSGQHNTYFAGQLGVELKRYLKCGSYGMRLGVKHAFAGADPELSFSYEGNDSRFYTLRNNQDRTHFMLALSGETEFAKGWFLDGEAQLQKGAHDKDIFASVQLKRVW; translated from the coding sequence ATGAGAAAATCCCAAAAACTGGCAATATTGGCAGCCTTGACAGCAGGGTTAAACTTTTGCGGCCACGTTGAAGCCTATGATTCCGATAGCGTAGATTTTGGCGGCAGGCAATTTATTGACTTTGCCTTTTTAAATACAGGGGAAAAGATTTCAAATATAACCGATGATTCAGGCTCGGGGTACGCACTGCCGCTGAGTCTCAGGGACGCGATAAAATCTGCCACCACCTACTGGTCAGAAATGCTGGGGCCAAGGTCGGGATTCACTTCTCCCTGGCAGATTATAGTTGTCACGCAGGACAACTACCAAAATGCCAATGCTATCACAGCTTCAATTAAAGACGGAACTATGGTTAATGATAACTATGTTGCCCAAATGTTGCAGGGAAAAATGAATCTTGATTATCTGGATATTGAAAAATTGAAAACGGATACTACTGATAAGGTGGGCACATATGCTTTTTCAAGCATCAGCATAGGACAGCATTTTGGTGCCAATCGTGACGGCGCTCCTGAGGGGTGGTGGGTGGATTCGGACACGGTGCTTCCCATCAATGAACAAGCCGCTGATTTTGTCGGCTGCTTCCGTCATGAACTGGTACATGCCCTGGGGGTGAGTGCCAGCACAGAGTATTGTGACTGGAACGGAAAGGCAGTAAAGGAGAAAGTTACCTATGTCGATGGTGTCAGTACGCTGGCCTTGGCCAGATTTACAAATACCGAAGACGAGGACTTTTGGAATCTCCATCTGGTGGACCAGAACGGAAATCATGGCAAGCCAGGTATGATGATCGTGACTACTGAAGGTTTTAACCTTTTAAAGGCAAAGAATCCAGACCTTAAGGAATCGGATTGCTTTATTGTAGATCTGGGAAATTTTGCCTATTTTGTAGGGGACAATGTAACGGATGCCCTGGCAGGGGCAACCTTCAACGGCGTTTCCGGCATACCTACCAACGCTTTTGAAATGAAAAGGGATGGCAGCGCCTATAAGCAAGATTTTGAAGGCTCCCACTTCCAGACAGCTGGTGTGCAAAGCCATCGTTTTTATACCAACTATACCACCTTCATGGAGGTGGAGTTGGCGGCCCTGCAGGATTTGGGCTATGATTTCGACAGAAAGGCGTATTTCGGACGTTCTGTTTATGGCAACGGTTTGACCATCGACAATACCCAGGGATATTCTGCGAGAAATTCTGACGGCACGGCTTATCTTGAAAATACTTACAGTCAGGTTCCTCTGGGAATTGGTCTCCACGTTTACGGAGCGAATAACAATATTACCCAGTCCGCAGATATTTTGACACAAGGCGTTGGCGCAACAGGCATCCGGGTAGATGGCGAAGGCAATACGATAAATGTTCCCGCATCAATTGAAATCCATGGGGACGGTTATAGGGGGAAGGGAATCTTATTTGCCTATGGCCGCCAGCAAAATCTCAATTTGGCGGGAAATGTGACGGCCAATGGGACAGGCGGCAATGCGGTGGAATTCAACTTTGGCTCAAGCTCCAATGGAGCCCTTGATGAATACCGTGGCTCCTACATTCGCTACAGTCGTGGAGTCAGTGCCTACACCGGCGAAATCACCAAGGCGGAAAATAAAGTCCTGAACGATATGAACAGCAACACTTACAATGCCTCAGCCGATGAATTGAAGGGGGAATTGATTACAGACTTCAATTTGTCCGGCAAAATTTCCGGCAGTGAAAATGCAATCTATATTGGCAGAAATGCCTTTGTCAAAAATATCAACGTGAATAAAGGGGCAGAAATAAGCGGCGCTATCACTTCTGATTGGAAGCATTTTTCTGAAGAACAGGGAATTTTCGATACGGAAAAAAACACCACCTATCAGGAACAAAATAGGGACACTAATGAAGTGGAGACAAAGAACGGAATCATCAAGCCCTTGCTGATTCAATATAACGGAGGCGAGTACGCTTATGCCGACTATATCCCCGACTTGGTGACTAACTTGAACTTTGATATGCAGGATGGGGCCATGCTCTATCAAGGAAATGTCAGTGGCTCCGACAATATGAAGATGAACGTGAAGAGTGGCAATCTGGTATATATGGGAACGGCAGATGTTGTTCATTTAAATGTTTCAAAGGGAGCCGGGCTTTTCGGTGGAACCTATACCGTAAATGATATGACCTCACGCATGGCAGAGGGCTTTTCAGATGAGACCACAGGCAAGTTCATTAACCACGGCACCATTGGCGCTTACTCTGCCGATACCAGCATGTCCATTACGGGAAATCTCGTTTCCGATGGTACTTTGAGCGCTTACGGCGGCGGTTCTCAGGGGAATATCTCCGTCAGTGGTACAGCGAATCTGGAGGGCTCCACGATTTCTGCTACAAATGCCCTGCCTGATGAAAACTTGAACGTGCTGAAGGCCGGAACGCTAATAGGTAATTTGGCGAATCCTGACGGAAAGCCCTGTGCTGTAACGGGGATGCTCTCGACCACGGGTTTCATAGAAGGAAACACGTTGAAGGTTCGAACACATTCCGCCAACAATCTCGGAGAAATGACAGCAGAGCAGGCCGATGCCTATGATGCCATGGACGCCATGCAGAAGAGCCTCGTGGGGGATACCCGGCGAAATGAGATGCGTAACCTCTACAGTCTTAGCCCATCAGCTGCGAAACATGCTCTCACGGGAATTGGTTCATCGGCAGCGCCGCAGATGGCTTCCCTTGTCCAGCAGAGCACCGTTGCCGGCCGTGTGATTTCTGACCGCCTGAGCACGGCATTTTCCACCCGGCCAGCGGAGGTGACCGTTCCGGTGAGTCATTTCGCGGATGATGGAGATGAGAAGGGTATCAAGATGAGCACGGATCTCCCCATGGCACAGGATAATAATGCCTGGGTGAAGTTCACCAAGAATTGGGGCAATCTCAGGGGCGGTACAAACTATCATGGCAGCGCCATATCGGGAGGATATGACCGTCTGCTCAACGACAACTGGAGGGGCGGCGTCTTCGTGAGCTACCAGTCAACGGGCTTTGGAGCAGACTCCGGCAAAGGAAGCATCTACGATACGCGGTTTGGCGTTTATGCTGGTTATCATAAGAATGCTGCTGATGCCTATCTCTATGCGGACTACGGCTGGATTCGGAACAAGCTGCATCGCAGTATTGGGACGCTCGGTCTTAGCACAGAGGCGCAGTACGATTCCCAGCTGGCAGAAATCGGAGGAGAGTATAAGTATGACCTCCACGCAAATGACGGCAGGACTTGGCATGTCAGCCCCTACACCAACCTCCAGCTTTCCTGGCTGAATCAGAAGGCCTACGCGGAAAATGGCGCGGGCATCTTCAACCAGCATGTTTCAGGGCAGCACAACACCTATTTTGCGGGACAGCTGGGTGTGGAACTGAAACGTTATCTGAAGTGTGGCAGCTATGGCATGCGCCTGGGGGTGAAGCATGCCTTTGCCGGGGCAGATCCAGAACTTTCCTTTAGCTATGAGGGCAATGACAGCCGGTTCTATACCCTTCGAAACAATCAGGACAGAACCCACTTCATGCTCGCGCTATCCGGAGAGACTGAATTTGCCAAGGGCTGGTTCCTGGATGGCGAAGCCCAGCTCCAGAAGGGTGCCCATGATAAAGACATCTTTGCATCTGTTCAGCTTAAAAGGGTGTGGTGA
- a CDS encoding TetR/AcrR family transcriptional regulator, whose translation MPKISEEEMLARRESIVDACAKLYETMSFKDITLKEVGKVTTFNRTAIYNYFNTKEEIFLALMQREYELWVADLEGMMAAHAAMSREELASALAHSLEKRQRLLKLLSMNHFDMEENSRHENLVEFKKAYGASIKAVHRCLDKYCPEMSEEEKTSFLYAYFPFMYGIYPYVMVTDKQRQAMEEADVGFRYYSIYEITYNCLRKLLGVEKSV comes from the coding sequence ATGCCAAAGATATCGGAAGAAGAGATGCTGGCACGGCGGGAAAGTATTGTCGATGCCTGTGCCAAACTGTATGAGACGATGAGTTTCAAGGACATCACCCTGAAGGAAGTTGGGAAGGTCACGACCTTCAACCGCACTGCCATCTACAACTATTTCAACACCAAGGAGGAAATCTTCCTGGCGCTGATGCAGCGGGAGTATGAATTATGGGTGGCAGACTTAGAGGGCATGATGGCAGCGCATGCTGCTATGAGTCGGGAAGAACTGGCCTCTGCGCTGGCACATTCATTGGAGAAACGGCAGCGTCTGCTGAAACTTCTGTCCATGAATCACTTTGATATGGAGGAGAACAGCCGTCATGAGAATCTGGTAGAATTCAAGAAAGCTTATGGTGCTTCCATCAAGGCGGTGCATCGTTGTCTGGATAAGTATTGTCCGGAGATGAGCGAGGAGGAAAAGACAAGCTTCCTTTATGCCTATTTTCCCTTTATGTACGGCATCTACCCCTATGTGATGGTTACCGACAAGCAGCGGCAGGCCATGGAGGAGGCCGATGTAGGTTTTCGTTACTATTCGATTTACGAAATCACCTACAACTGCCTGCGCAAGCTGCTAGGCGTCGAGAAGAGCGTGTAA
- a CDS encoding flavodoxin family protein, producing MKVLVMHGSKRKNGNTGLLAGEFIRGAEEAGHQVERVELGDMKFGDCLGCMACWKNPGKCVQKDDMTAVLEKFGQADAIVFASPMYFFSWTSLMKRGIDRLYPYMTIAKDKTFYLIVAGGVPEEKLFDNMLQDFQKYVECFNMHGGVNNRNGGHILGKGTLAPGNVKESSAMQEAYEMGKNLGKN from the coding sequence ATGAAAGTTTTGGTAATGCATGGCAGCAAGCGCAAGAATGGCAATACGGGGCTGCTGGCTGGTGAGTTTATCCGTGGTGCCGAGGAGGCTGGCCATCAGGTAGAGCGGGTGGAACTGGGCGATATGAAGTTCGGTGACTGTCTGGGCTGTATGGCTTGCTGGAAGAATCCGGGTAAGTGTGTGCAGAAGGATGATATGACAGCGGTACTGGAAAAATTTGGGCAGGCGGATGCAATCGTGTTTGCTTCTCCCATGTATTTCTTTTCCTGGACCAGCCTGATGAAGCGTGGCATCGACAGACTGTATCCTTATATGACCATTGCCAAGGATAAGACCTTTTACCTTATCGTGGCAGGGGGCGTGCCGGAAGAAAAGCTTTTTGACAATATGCTGCAGGATTTCCAGAAATATGTGGAATGTTTCAATATGCATGGCGGCGTGAATAACCGCAATGGCGGTCATATCCTGGGCAAGGGCACACTGGCTCCGGGAAATGTAAAGGAAAGTTCTGCCATGCAGGAAGCCTATGAGATGGGGAAGAATCTCGGCAAAAACTAA
- a CDS encoding amidohydrolase family protein, protein MKRRDFLKVSALGALALLGTGGGLLETAAASPQEVRLPRGRKIDMHAHAMLPSYIEGLQELGIDAAAEEGYPLPKWSEEAHLAFMSEAGIDYTVLSQATPHIYNGDEKLSCKVARRINVETAALCQNYPDKFGFVAALPFPAIDGSIEEIAYAMDELGAIGVKVPSNAQGIYLGDERWEKIFAELDRRKALVIVHPSPAPQLPRQGTVTGRVMALYEYPADTTRAMLNLLASGMLERYPRIKLVVPHCGSFLPYMKQRAKAMFAMLAGMNMMEPVDMEKSMGNLYFDLAGDPMPDALDMLLKITDQEHILYGSDYPYVPAPVLLQKKAALDRELAQREWLEQIYCQNSQKLIS, encoded by the coding sequence ATGAAAAGACGCGATTTCTTGAAAGTAAGCGCCTTGGGCGCATTGGCACTCTTGGGCACAGGTGGCGGTCTGCTCGAAACGGCTGCTGCCTCGCCGCAGGAGGTAAGGCTTCCACGTGGGCGCAAGATTGATATGCATGCTCATGCCATGCTGCCAAGTTATATAGAAGGGTTGCAGGAGCTGGGCATAGATGCGGCAGCGGAGGAAGGCTATCCCTTACCCAAGTGGTCGGAGGAAGCGCATCTGGCCTTCATGTCAGAGGCGGGAATTGACTATACGGTGCTGTCGCAAGCCACGCCGCATATTTACAATGGGGACGAAAAACTGTCCTGCAAGGTGGCACGGCGGATAAATGTGGAAACAGCGGCATTATGTCAAAATTATCCGGACAAATTCGGTTTTGTGGCGGCTCTGCCCTTCCCAGCCATTGATGGTTCCATCGAGGAAATAGCTTACGCTATGGATGAATTAGGAGCCATCGGCGTGAAGGTGCCCAGCAATGCCCAGGGAATCTATCTGGGGGATGAACGCTGGGAGAAAATCTTTGCCGAGCTTGACCGCCGCAAGGCGCTGGTCATCGTCCATCCCAGTCCCGCCCCGCAGCTACCAAGGCAGGGGACGGTAACGGGCAGGGTTATGGCGCTCTACGAGTATCCGGCAGATACCACCAGAGCGATGCTGAATCTGCTCGCCAGCGGCATGCTGGAACGCTATCCCCGGATAAAACTGGTAGTGCCCCATTGCGGCTCCTTCCTGCCCTATATGAAGCAGCGGGCAAAAGCCATGTTTGCCATGCTTGCCGGGATGAATATGATGGAGCCGGTGGATATGGAAAAAAGCATGGGCAATCTCTATTTTGACCTGGCCGGAGATCCCATGCCCGATGCGCTGGACATGCTATTGAAGATTACGGATCAGGAGCATATCCTGTATGGCAGTGATTATCCCTATGTACCAGCACCGGTGCTGCTCCAGAAGAAAGCGGCTTTGGACAGGGAACTTGCCCAGCGTGAATGGCTGGAACAGATATATTGTCAAAATTCGCAAAAGTTGATTTCTTAA